A region of Roseobacter litoralis Och 149 DNA encodes the following proteins:
- a CDS encoding ABC transporter substrate-binding protein has translation MTDQTSRRSFLKMGAAGASMLPLLRALPASAQGSDTLVVVTGATINSLDLHRTGTSRASYQVGINCYDRLLTFGTKEVPGNGLSYDYTVVEPELAESWTESDDGLTLTFKLKSNATFWDGRKVTAADVKWSFDRAVSVGGFPTVQMKAGGLERPEQFVAVDDETFVIKLDRPSKLTIPDLAVPVPYIINSAEAVANATEDDPWALEYLHTTPAGSGAYKVARWNPGEQLVYERNDDWVGGPLPATKRVVIREVPSPATRRALIERGDVQVAFNIPDKDAAELADTLDVFSTPVENCIHCLCPNFSFEPFQDPDVRKAIAYAVPYEDIFQAAAFGRGLPLWGGSEEITDIAWPRKTQYFTDLDKAKEHMANSAYADGFDVPLSISLDLASWMEPTALLVQEALGKIGINVTIEKIPGANWRTAVLVEKRLPLHLENFGGWLNTPDYYFFWAYKDGHLFNSSNYRNEEIEALVDATLHMPMDDPEYAPQIQRMFEIALDELPRIPLYQPALNVATNGAEGYEFWFHRQLDVRVLSAV, from the coding sequence ATGACTGATCAGACTTCGAGACGTAGCTTCCTGAAAATGGGCGCTGCCGGCGCATCAATGCTGCCGCTTTTGCGCGCGTTGCCTGCCTCGGCGCAGGGCAGTGACACGCTGGTTGTGGTGACCGGAGCCACGATCAACAGCCTTGATCTGCACCGTACCGGGACAAGCCGCGCCTCCTATCAGGTTGGCATCAATTGCTATGACCGTCTGCTGACATTCGGCACAAAGGAGGTGCCGGGTAATGGTTTGTCCTATGACTACACTGTGGTGGAGCCGGAACTGGCAGAAAGCTGGACCGAATCCGACGACGGCCTGACGCTGACCTTCAAGCTGAAATCCAACGCGACCTTCTGGGATGGCCGTAAAGTGACCGCGGCAGACGTGAAATGGTCTTTTGACCGAGCGGTGTCAGTGGGTGGCTTCCCGACAGTTCAGATGAAGGCAGGCGGGCTGGAGCGCCCCGAGCAGTTCGTGGCCGTGGATGACGAGACCTTTGTGATCAAGCTCGACCGTCCATCCAAACTGACCATCCCTGATTTGGCCGTGCCGGTGCCCTACATCATCAACTCGGCCGAGGCTGTGGCCAATGCCACCGAAGACGATCCTTGGGCGCTGGAGTATCTGCACACGACACCGGCCGGGTCCGGGGCCTATAAGGTCGCGCGCTGGAATCCCGGCGAGCAGCTGGTTTATGAACGCAACGATGACTGGGTCGGCGGACCATTGCCCGCCACCAAGCGCGTTGTAATCCGCGAGGTGCCAAGCCCAGCCACACGGCGCGCCCTGATCGAGCGCGGTGACGTGCAGGTCGCCTTCAACATCCCCGACAAGGACGCAGCAGAGCTTGCCGACACGCTGGATGTGTTCTCGACCCCGGTGGAAAACTGCATTCACTGCCTCTGCCCGAACTTCTCGTTCGAGCCGTTTCAGGACCCCGACGTGCGCAAGGCCATTGCCTATGCGGTGCCTTACGAGGACATCTTCCAAGCCGCAGCGTTCGGGCGAGGCTTGCCACTTTGGGGTGGCTCAGAAGAGATCACCGACATCGCTTGGCCGCGCAAGACGCAATATTTCACCGATCTGGACAAAGCCAAAGAGCACATGGCGAATTCCGCCTACGCGGACGGGTTCGACGTCCCGTTGTCGATCAGCCTCGATCTGGCATCGTGGATGGAACCGACCGCATTGCTCGTGCAAGAAGCGCTCGGCAAGATCGGGATCAACGTCACGATTGAGAAGATCCCCGGCGCCAATTGGCGCACCGCCGTTCTGGTTGAAAAGCGCTTGCCGCTGCATCTGGAAAACTTTGGCGGCTGGCTGAACACGCCCGATTACTACTTCTTCTGGGCCTACAAGGACGGGCACTTGTTCAACTCGTCGAATTACCGCAACGAAGAGATCGAGGCGCTGGTCGACGCCACCCTCCATATGCCGATGGATGATCCGGAATATGCGCCGCAAATCCAGCGTATGTTTGAGATCGCTCTGGATGAGCTGCCGCGCATCCCGCTGTACCAACCAGCGCTGAACGTTGCCACCAATGGGGCCGAAGGATACGAATTCTGGTTCCACCGCCAGCTTGACGTCCGCGTTCTCAGCGCTGTCTAG
- the atzF gene encoding allophanate hydrolase, whose product MLSTLPFTINALREAYASGTRPADVIDEIFSRLDAVGDPGIFIHLRDRDDLVAEANALGPYDPLVPLWGIPFAAKDNIDVAGIETTAGCPAYAYTPDQDAFVIAKLRAAGALMIGKTNLDQFATGLVGVRTPYGAPLNAVDPEIVPGGSSGGSGVIVGHGIVSFSLGTDTAGSGRVPAALNNIVGLKPTLGALSASGVVPACRTLDTVSIFAMTVDDAYAAFAVARGFDGKDAYSKPLVHEDLTEPPQPLRVGIPDAGSIEFFGDTVQQAAFERDVAALKARGAVCEEIDFEPLYAIARMLYEGAWVAERYTVIADLLASDPDAVHPVTRQIITHAESMSAADAFTGIYRLAELKRAAEPVLDKLDLLCVPTVPTFFSVADLEADPVTPNSNNGTYTNFVNLLDMCGLAVPTAPRSDGRPGSVTLLAAAGQDALVASVARGFEHDCPRNMGATGHAVPTPAPLPPATPDTIEIAVCGAHMTGLPLNWQLTDLGGRLLRSARTTPNYKFYALAGGPLARPGLIKAAGLHAGSIALEVWSLPATAFGAFMAGIPAPLGIGTIDLADGTSVKGFLCETAGLDGALDITSLGDWRVFIEQQSELA is encoded by the coding sequence ATGCTCAGCACTCTGCCCTTCACGATCAACGCGCTTCGTGAGGCCTACGCCTCGGGCACGCGCCCGGCGGATGTCATCGACGAGATATTCAGCCGGCTAGACGCCGTGGGCGACCCAGGCATCTTTATCCATCTTCGTGATCGCGACGACCTTGTGGCTGAGGCAAATGCGCTTGGTCCATATGACCCGTTGGTGCCACTTTGGGGCATTCCCTTTGCTGCCAAAGACAATATCGACGTCGCCGGAATTGAGACGACTGCCGGCTGCCCCGCCTATGCCTACACGCCCGATCAGGATGCCTTTGTGATAGCGAAGCTCCGTGCGGCGGGGGCCTTGATGATCGGCAAAACCAACCTTGATCAGTTCGCGACCGGCCTTGTCGGTGTCCGCACGCCCTATGGTGCGCCGCTGAATGCGGTCGATCCGGAGATCGTTCCGGGTGGATCATCCGGCGGCTCTGGCGTGATCGTGGGGCACGGTATCGTGTCGTTTTCGCTGGGCACTGACACGGCGGGCTCTGGCCGGGTGCCTGCCGCCTTGAACAATATTGTCGGGCTGAAACCGACTTTGGGTGCGTTGTCAGCAAGCGGGGTTGTGCCCGCCTGCCGCACGCTGGACACGGTGTCGATCTTTGCGATGACGGTGGACGACGCTTACGCGGCCTTCGCCGTGGCGCGCGGTTTCGACGGAAAAGACGCCTATTCCAAACCGCTTGTCCATGAGGACTTGACCGAACCGCCGCAGCCTTTGCGGGTTGGCATCCCGGATGCAGGCTCTATCGAGTTCTTTGGCGACACGGTTCAGCAGGCCGCGTTCGAGCGGGACGTGGCCGCGCTGAAGGCTCGCGGCGCCGTATGCGAAGAAATCGATTTCGAGCCGCTCTACGCCATTGCGCGGATGCTTTACGAAGGGGCCTGGGTCGCCGAGCGCTATACCGTGATCGCCGACCTGCTGGCGAGCGACCCCGACGCGGTGCATCCAGTGACCCGCCAGATCATCACCCATGCAGAAAGCATGTCTGCTGCTGACGCGTTCACCGGCATCTACCGCTTGGCCGAACTGAAACGTGCTGCAGAACCAGTGCTGGACAAGCTTGATCTGCTATGCGTACCGACGGTGCCGACCTTCTTTTCCGTCGCCGACCTAGAGGCCGACCCGGTCACGCCCAATTCCAACAATGGCACCTATACGAATTTCGTGAACCTTTTGGATATGTGTGGCCTTGCTGTGCCAACGGCTCCGCGCAGCGATGGAAGACCGGGCAGTGTCACTTTGCTGGCGGCCGCAGGTCAGGATGCGCTGGTCGCCAGTGTCGCACGCGGGTTTGAACACGACTGCCCGCGCAACATGGGGGCGACCGGCCACGCCGTTCCCACGCCTGCGCCTTTGCCTCCCGCCACGCCGGATACGATCGAGATCGCCGTGTGCGGCGCGCATATGACCGGACTGCCGCTGAACTGGCAACTGACCGATTTGGGGGGGCGCTTGCTGCGCTCAGCCAGGACAACGCCCAATTATAAGTTCTACGCCCTTGCCGGCGGACCACTGGCGCGCCCCGGATTGATTAAGGCCGCGGGATTACATGCGGGATCAATCGCGCTCGAAGTATGGAGCCTGCCAGCGACAGCTTTTGGGGCGTTCATGGCGGGCATCCCCGCGCCGCTAGGCATCGGCACCATTGATCTGGCTGACGGAACATCGGTGAAAGGTTTCTTGTGCGAAACAGCGGGATTGGACGGTGCCTTGGACATCACAAGTCTGGGCGACTGGCGTGTGTTTATTGAACAGCAAAGCGAACTGGCATGA
- a CDS encoding RidA family protein: protein MTSRAEERLAKLGLELPPDWTPRGQFLPFRRDGAIVYLSGQICEWDGAVTHTGPAQDTPEGIKTARKAAQICALNLLYRLREACDGDLDRVDAVLRLGGFVNCTSGFGQSPAVINGATELFIALFGEDGWHARTAVGVSGLPGNAMVEVDAIVRLTR, encoded by the coding sequence ATGACCTCGCGCGCGGAAGAGCGCCTCGCCAAGTTGGGTCTTGAATTGCCCCCGGATTGGACCCCGCGCGGGCAGTTCCTGCCATTTCGCCGCGACGGGGCCATCGTCTATCTATCGGGCCAGATCTGTGAATGGGATGGCGCTGTCACCCATACCGGACCTGCGCAAGATACGCCCGAGGGCATCAAGACAGCACGCAAGGCCGCGCAAATTTGCGCCCTGAACCTACTATATCGGCTGCGCGAGGCCTGTGACGGTGATCTGGACCGTGTCGATGCGGTCCTGCGCCTTGGCGGCTTCGTCAACTGCACCTCTGGCTTTGGCCAAAGCCCGGCTGTCATCAATGGCGCAACCGAGCTTTTCATCGCCCTGTTCGGCGAGGACGGCTGGCATGCCCGTACCGCCGTCGGCGTGTCCGGCTTGCCCGGCAATGCCATGGTCGAGGTCGATGCAATCGTCAGGTTAACGCGGTAA
- a CDS encoding BMP family ABC transporter substrate-binding protein: MSFSPLSRRGFLKGTAALASAATVPQMGFADGHSPLTIGFIYVGPKDDFGYNQAHAEGAAAVKAMEGVVVVEEENVAETIDVQKSMESMINFDDAKLLFPTSFGYFDPHVLAVAPKHPDVRFQHAAGLWTDGMPTNVGSYFGYIGMGQYLNGITAGHATKTKKIGFVAAKPIPQVLLNINSFLLGARQVDPEITCQVIFTGEWSLAVKEAEATNALADAGCDVITCHVDGPKVVMETAAGRDCFVCGYHANQSPLAPEKYLTGAEWNWAGVYTGMVQTVLDGGTIDNFVRGGLADGFIKMSPLGPAVSDASRAQFEAVKAEIMAGGFAAIKGPLKDNTGNVIAAAGEGFAEDDIALESMDYLVEGVIGSTS, from the coding sequence ATGTCATTCTCACCCCTGTCGCGTCGCGGCTTTCTTAAGGGCACCGCCGCTTTGGCCAGTGCCGCCACCGTGCCCCAGATGGGCTTTGCGGACGGCCACAGCCCTTTGACTATTGGCTTCATCTATGTTGGACCGAAAGACGATTTTGGTTACAATCAGGCCCATGCCGAGGGTGCCGCCGCCGTGAAAGCGATGGAGGGCGTCGTCGTCGTCGAGGAAGAAAATGTGGCCGAGACCATCGACGTACAGAAATCCATGGAGTCGATGATCAATTTCGACGATGCCAAACTGCTCTTTCCGACCTCATTTGGCTATTTCGACCCGCATGTGCTGGCGGTTGCCCCCAAACATCCCGATGTGCGGTTCCAGCACGCAGCCGGGCTTTGGACGGACGGTATGCCCACCAATGTCGGCTCTTATTTCGGCTATATTGGCATGGGGCAGTATCTGAATGGCATTACCGCCGGGCACGCTACCAAAACCAAGAAAATTGGCTTTGTCGCAGCGAAACCGATCCCGCAGGTGCTGCTGAACATCAACTCTTTCCTTCTGGGCGCGCGGCAGGTCGATCCTGAGATCACCTGTCAGGTCATCTTTACGGGCGAATGGTCACTGGCGGTCAAAGAGGCGGAGGCCACCAATGCCCTCGCTGATGCGGGCTGCGATGTGATCACCTGCCATGTGGACGGACCCAAAGTGGTGATGGAAACCGCCGCCGGACGCGATTGTTTTGTCTGCGGCTACCATGCCAACCAGTCGCCGCTGGCACCCGAGAAGTACCTGACCGGGGCCGAATGGAACTGGGCGGGCGTCTACACGGGCATGGTGCAGACCGTGCTGGACGGCGGCACCATCGACAACTTCGTGCGCGGCGGTTTGGCCGACGGCTTCATCAAGATGTCCCCGCTTGGCCCTGCAGTTTCAGACGCGTCCCGCGCCCAGTTTGAAGCCGTGAAGGCTGAGATCATGGCCGGAGGGTTCGCAGCCATCAAAGGCCCTCTGAAGGACAACACCGGCAACGTGATCGCGGCCGCAGGCGAAGGCTTTGCCGAGGATGACATCGCCTTGGAGAGCATGGATTATCTGGTCGAGGGCGTGATCGGCTCGACCTCCTGA
- a CDS encoding dipeptide ABC transporter ATP-binding protein: MLSVKDLSVIFHTRRGAVDAVRGVSFDVAKGEILGIVGESGSGKSVTSYALMRILDAGGTIKAGEATYSGIDLRRAREHDMRDIRGREISMIFQNPRAALNPIRKVGHQIEDVLRQHARATRYDARDKAIAAMEAVKINDAAARYEAYPFELSGGMCQRIVCAIALACKPRLLIADEPTTGLDITTQKAVMDLVRDLIRERDMSSILITHDLGLAAQYCDRLIVMKDGQIIEQGDPEQIFSQPQHPYSRKLVDATPRAGASVRDLLPAEARAPEPRIVISDQPLVEVRDLVKTYAGKSGPVHAVKGISFTVNKSQCVGLVGESGCGKSTTSEMLVRLMDATSGQIIFDGNDIAQTPARGFAKDPRRAEIQMVFQDATDSLNPRHSARQAIAEPLQRLGKMRGAALSVRIEELAGLVGLPLSLLDRFPHQLSGGQKARVGIARAVALDPKFLILDEPTAALDVSIQAVVLNLLVDLRAKLGLSYLFVSHDLHVVRLLCDHVIVMKDGEIVEEGPAAQVMSQPQSPYTKSLIAAAPKPPKRAATIDQLETSDAQHSALHDQRAS; the protein is encoded by the coding sequence ATGCTGAGTGTCAAAGACCTGAGCGTCATTTTCCATACAAGACGCGGTGCCGTTGACGCGGTGCGTGGCGTAAGTTTTGACGTGGCCAAGGGCGAGATTCTGGGCATTGTCGGCGAAAGCGGGTCGGGCAAATCGGTCACGTCCTACGCGCTGATGCGCATTCTGGATGCGGGTGGCACGATCAAAGCGGGGGAGGCCACATACTCCGGTATCGACCTGCGGCGTGCGCGCGAACACGACATGCGCGACATCCGGGGCCGCGAAATCTCGATGATCTTCCAAAATCCGCGTGCGGCGTTGAACCCTATCCGAAAAGTGGGTCATCAGATCGAGGACGTGCTGCGCCAACATGCCCGCGCCACCCGCTATGATGCGCGCGACAAGGCGATTGCCGCCATGGAGGCGGTCAAGATCAACGACGCCGCCGCGCGTTATGAAGCCTATCCTTTCGAGCTGTCAGGCGGGATGTGCCAACGCATCGTTTGCGCCATTGCGCTTGCCTGCAAGCCGCGCCTGCTGATCGCGGACGAGCCAACGACGGGCCTTGATATCACAACCCAAAAGGCGGTGATGGATCTTGTGCGTGACCTGATCCGCGAACGCGACATGAGCAGCATCCTGATCACCCATGATCTGGGTCTTGCCGCGCAATATTGCGACCGGCTGATCGTGATGAAAGACGGGCAGATCATCGAACAGGGCGATCCCGAGCAGATTTTCAGCCAGCCCCAGCACCCCTATAGCCGAAAGCTGGTCGATGCGACCCCGCGCGCCGGTGCCTCCGTGCGGGACCTGCTGCCCGCCGAGGCCCGCGCGCCAGAGCCGCGCATTGTGATCTCCGACCAGCCGTTGGTTGAGGTTCGCGATCTGGTCAAAACCTATGCGGGCAAGTCCGGGCCTGTGCATGCGGTCAAAGGGATTTCTTTCACAGTGAACAAGAGCCAATGCGTTGGGCTTGTGGGCGAAAGCGGTTGTGGCAAGTCCACAACCTCCGAGATGCTGGTGCGGCTGATGGACGCCACGTCTGGCCAGATCATCTTTGACGGCAATGATATCGCCCAAACGCCCGCACGCGGCTTTGCCAAAGACCCAAGGCGCGCCGAAATCCAGATGGTATTTCAGGACGCCACAGATAGCCTGAATCCGCGACATAGCGCGCGCCAGGCGATTGCCGAGCCGTTGCAGCGTTTGGGCAAGATGCGCGGTGCTGCACTGAGCGTGCGGATCGAAGAGTTGGCAGGTCTGGTCGGCCTGCCGCTATCGCTGCTGGATCGCTTTCCGCATCAGCTGTCGGGGGGCCAGAAGGCGCGGGTGGGAATCGCGCGTGCTGTGGCGTTGGACCCGAAGTTTTTGATCCTTGATGAACCCACTGCCGCTCTTGATGTCTCGATCCAAGCGGTTGTATTGAACTTGCTGGTCGATCTGCGCGCCAAGCTCGGTCTCAGCTACCTGTTTGTCAGCCACGACCTGCATGTGGTGAGGCTGCTCTGCGATCATGTCATTGTCATGAAAGACGGAGAAATCGTTGAAGAAGGTCCCGCTGCGCAGGTCATGTCACAGCCACAGAGCCCCTACACCAAATCCCTTATTGCCGCCGCGCCCAAACCGCCGAAACGCGCTGCAACCATAGACCAATTGGAGACATCCGATGCTCAGCACTCTGCCCTTCACGATCAACGCGCTTCGTGA
- a CDS encoding ABC transporter permease, with protein sequence MTLPVSDTAPARPAVGWAGLARRAEAVVLPIGALLVGFAAFSLFLLLQGKSPADFFALVYRAGFGTAFSWENTLSRAAPLLLAALCVALPARLGLVVIGGEGAIVLGGVGAGFAGALLAGTPALIALPAMLLTAMVIGAVWIGAIGVLRHYRGVNETIASLLMAYIAIALMNHMVEGPLRDPASLNKPSTEPLVDALRVGTLPGWDVHWGLAFGVIACVLVWILIDKTTWGFAARIAGGNVRAAQVQGLPVGRLIVGFTALGGAFAGMAGFFEVAAVHGSANASLAGGYGYTGILIAFLARHNPLAIIPVAILLAGFEASSGLVQRRMDLPDATVLVLQGFVFMSILMSETLYGRFKLFAPERWRAA encoded by the coding sequence ATGACATTGCCTGTCTCAGACACTGCTCCCGCACGGCCTGCTGTTGGCTGGGCCGGGCTTGCGCGCCGCGCGGAGGCCGTTGTCTTGCCTATTGGCGCATTGCTGGTGGGCTTTGCCGCATTTAGCCTGTTTTTGCTGCTGCAAGGCAAGTCGCCTGCGGATTTCTTTGCGCTGGTCTACCGCGCGGGCTTCGGCACCGCGTTTTCGTGGGAAAACACCCTGTCGCGCGCGGCACCTTTGTTGCTGGCCGCCTTGTGTGTGGCCTTGCCCGCGCGACTGGGTCTGGTGGTTATTGGCGGCGAGGGCGCGATTGTGCTGGGCGGCGTCGGCGCGGGGTTTGCCGGTGCTCTGTTGGCCGGAACACCGGCGCTCATCGCCCTTCCTGCCATGCTGCTGACCGCCATGGTGATCGGCGCGGTTTGGATCGGGGCCATTGGCGTTTTGCGACATTATCGCGGCGTGAACGAGACCATTGCCAGCCTTCTCATGGCCTACATCGCGATTGCGCTGATGAACCATATGGTCGAGGGACCCTTGCGCGATCCGGCGAGCCTGAACAAGCCGTCCACAGAACCCTTGGTTGATGCTTTGCGGGTCGGCACGCTCCCCGGCTGGGACGTGCATTGGGGTCTGGCCTTTGGCGTTATCGCCTGCGTGCTGGTCTGGATTTTGATCGACAAAACCACATGGGGCTTTGCTGCGCGCATCGCGGGCGGCAATGTCCGCGCAGCGCAGGTACAGGGTCTGCCCGTGGGCAGGTTGATCGTGGGCTTCACCGCTTTGGGCGGGGCTTTTGCGGGCATGGCCGGTTTTTTCGAAGTTGCGGCGGTACATGGCTCTGCCAATGCCAGCCTCGCGGGCGGCTACGGTTACACGGGCATCCTGATCGCCTTCCTCGCGCGGCACAATCCGCTGGCCATCATCCCGGTCGCAATCCTGCTGGCCGGATTTGAGGCCTCATCGGGCCTGGTGCAGCGCCGCATGGACCTGCCAGACGCGACTGTGCTGGTGCTGCAAGGCTTTGTGTTCATGTCAATTCTAATGTCTGAGACGCTCTATGGCCGTTTCAAGCTCTTCGCGCCTGAGCGCTGGAGGGCCGCCTGA
- a CDS encoding ABC transporter permease, giving the protein MLASSPRLRAILLRVAQAIPVVIGVVVISFLLTRALPGDPAVYFAGVAADEASIEETRVAMGLDKPLPVQFLHYVGDLLRGDLGQSLSSGRAVATDLANRLPASLELTLTALILAVVIAVPLGVLAATRPGTWVDHLCRVLVTAGVSLPTFFTGILLIYIFYYLLGIAPSPLGRLDFIYLSPDHVTGFYLIDAALMGDWETWRGAAKQLVLPAATLALFTLAPIARMTRAAMLTALSSDFIRTAKAAGLSNRAVLYRYAFRNALLPVVTTLGMVFSFALGANVLVEKVFAWPGIGSYAVEALVVSDYAAVQGFVLAMALLFVVLNLVIDLLYTAIDPRIGFDAQ; this is encoded by the coding sequence ATGTTGGCCTCCTCCCCCCGGCTGCGCGCAATCTTGTTGCGCGTGGCGCAGGCCATTCCGGTGGTCATCGGTGTCGTGGTGATCAGCTTCCTGTTGACCCGGGCGCTGCCCGGGGACCCTGCGGTCTATTTCGCAGGGGTCGCGGCCGATGAGGCTTCGATCGAGGAAACGCGCGTGGCAATGGGCCTTGATAAACCCTTGCCCGTTCAGTTTCTCCACTACGTCGGAGATTTGTTGCGGGGCGATCTGGGGCAATCGTTGTCCAGCGGGCGGGCCGTCGCGACTGATCTGGCGAACCGCTTGCCCGCCTCGTTGGAGCTGACTTTGACAGCCTTGATCCTCGCCGTGGTCATCGCCGTTCCGCTTGGCGTTTTGGCCGCGACCCGGCCCGGCACCTGGGTGGATCACCTCTGCCGTGTGCTCGTTACGGCAGGTGTGTCGCTTCCAACGTTCTTTACCGGCATCCTGCTGATTTATATATTTTATTATCTACTTGGCATTGCCCCCTCACCATTGGGACGGCTGGATTTTATCTACCTTTCCCCCGATCATGTTACAGGTTTCTACCTGATCGATGCCGCCCTAATGGGCGATTGGGAGACGTGGCGCGGCGCGGCCAAGCAATTGGTGCTGCCCGCCGCGACTTTGGCGTTGTTCACGCTGGCACCCATCGCCCGCATGACCCGCGCCGCGATGCTGACCGCGCTGTCATCGGATTTCATTCGTACCGCCAAGGCGGCAGGGCTGTCCAACCGCGCGGTGCTCTACCGCTACGCCTTTCGCAACGCGCTTTTGCCGGTGGTCACGACGCTTGGCATGGTCTTTTCCTTCGCGCTGGGGGCCAATGTGCTGGTGGAAAAGGTCTTCGCCTGGCCCGGCATCGGATCCTATGCGGTCGAGGCGCTGGTGGTCTCCGACTATGCCGCCGTGCAGGGCTTTGTGCTGGCCATGGCGCTGCTGTTCGTGGTGTTGAACCTCGTGATCGACCTGCTTTACACTGCGATCGACCCTCGCATCGGGTTTGACGCGCAATGA
- a CDS encoding ABC transporter permease — MSDFTPTDLPRKQSTLDHVVYVLRANPVTLIAFGMFAFLILSAIIGPALVPYDPLATNASNALQPPSSAHWFGTDQVGRDVFSRVIVATRLDLTISVAAVAISFVVGSVMGCIAGYWGGWPDIILNRFLDTIMAFPLFVLAMGIVAALGNTVENIIYATAIINMPFYARLVRAEVNIRRDAGFVRAAKLAGSSDIRVLATQIFPNALPPMMVQVSLNLGWAILNAAGLSFIGLGVSPPTPEWGIMVAEGANFIVSGEWWLAVFPGLWLMFAVFTFNLLGDGLRDIVDPRKRT, encoded by the coding sequence ATGAGCGATTTCACCCCCACCGACCTGCCGCGCAAGCAAAGCACACTGGATCATGTGGTCTACGTTTTGCGCGCTAACCCGGTCACACTGATCGCTTTTGGCATGTTCGCCTTCCTCATCCTGTCGGCGATCATCGGCCCCGCATTGGTGCCATATGACCCGCTGGCCACAAATGCCAGCAACGCCTTGCAACCGCCATCATCCGCGCATTGGTTTGGCACAGACCAGGTTGGGCGCGACGTGTTCAGCCGGGTCATCGTGGCGACGCGGCTGGATCTGACAATCTCTGTGGCTGCCGTTGCGATCTCCTTTGTGGTGGGATCTGTCATGGGCTGCATCGCGGGCTATTGGGGCGGCTGGCCCGATATCATCCTCAACCGCTTTCTCGACACGATCATGGCCTTCCCGCTGTTCGTGCTGGCCATGGGCATTGTGGCCGCCTTGGGCAACACGGTCGAAAACATCATCTACGCGACGGCCATCATCAACATGCCCTTCTATGCGCGCCTCGTACGCGCTGAGGTCAACATTCGCCGCGACGCGGGCTTTGTACGCGCGGCCAAGCTGGCGGGCAGTTCCGACATCCGGGTGCTGGCCACGCAAATTTTTCCCAACGCGCTGCCGCCCATGATGGTGCAGGTGTCGCTCAACCTCGGCTGGGCGATCCTGAATGCCGCGGGCCTGTCTTTCATCGGTCTCGGCGTCAGCCCGCCCACGCCGGAATGGGGTATCATGGTGGCCGAAGGTGCGAACTTCATCGTCTCTGGTGAGTGGTGGTTGGCGGTTTTCCCGGGCCTTTGGCTCATGTTCGCGGTCTTCACCTTCAACCTGTTGGGCGACGGGCTGCGCGACATTGTCGACCCGCGCAAAAGGACGTGA
- a CDS encoding LysR family transcriptional regulator, whose amino-acid sequence MKYLRTFELIEAVVRAGSIRKAAEDTNLTASALNRRIQGFEQEFGWPIFERLPRGMRLNPAGELLMQHIRLQRTDLARVQSQVADLSGERRGHISIACSQALLPYFLPQQIAIYRANHPGVTFSINVRDRVQAERDLATYSSDLALVFEPVHLVEFDVLYAVPQRVHAVYSKDSPLGKGPALRLRDCLNHRLILPTSAYGVRNLLELAATSIGRTLAPTLETESFDLIRHYVLQEDAVGFQIPIGLRPPQEAGFGHRPLAERDVRPGQLLLGQMKGRALPVASAKFGQQLVAALEALVAQ is encoded by the coding sequence ATGAAGTATTTGCGAACCTTTGAGCTCATTGAGGCGGTCGTGCGCGCGGGCTCAATCAGAAAAGCGGCAGAGGACACCAACCTAACAGCGTCGGCGCTCAACCGGCGCATCCAAGGGTTCGAGCAGGAATTTGGCTGGCCAATCTTTGAACGCCTGCCGCGTGGCATGCGGCTGAATCCGGCGGGCGAGTTGCTGATGCAACATATCCGACTGCAACGCACCGATTTGGCCCGCGTCCAAAGCCAGGTGGCTGATCTGTCAGGCGAGCGGCGCGGACATATATCGATCGCCTGTTCACAGGCGTTGTTACCGTATTTTCTGCCGCAGCAGATTGCAATTTACCGGGCCAATCATCCCGGCGTGACCTTTTCGATCAATGTGCGTGACCGTGTGCAGGCAGAGCGTGATCTGGCCACCTACAGCAGCGATCTTGCCCTCGTGTTCGAGCCCGTTCATCTGGTCGAATTTGATGTGCTCTACGCCGTGCCGCAACGGGTGCATGCTGTCTATTCAAAAGACAGTCCGCTTGGGAAAGGGCCGGCCTTGCGATTGCGCGATTGCCTGAACCACCGACTTATCCTGCCGACCTCTGCTTACGGGGTGCGCAACCTTCTGGAACTTGCGGCCACCTCGATAGGACGCACGCTGGCGCCGACGCTGGAGACAGAGTCCTTTGACCTGATTCGCCATTACGTGTTGCAGGAAGATGCTGTGGGGTTTCAGATTCCGATTGGCCTGAGACCGCCTCAAGAGGCCGGGTTTGGGCACAGGCCGCTGGCGGAACGCGACGTCCGGCCGGGGCAGCTGTTATTGGGGCAAATGAAGGGGCGTGCGCTGCCCGTTGCCTCTGCCAAATTCGGACAGCAGCTTGTTGCAGCGCTTGAAGCGCTTGTCGCCCAGTAG